The Lytechinus pictus isolate F3 Inbred chromosome 10, Lp3.0, whole genome shotgun sequence genome includes a window with the following:
- the LOC129269884 gene encoding uncharacterized protein LOC129269884 isoform X1, giving the protein MASTAGEREKVIPLVPAGEGTPFAKGDTRTFSSIPDPGDGYIEKQENVPESSQMQEGASPSEHTKLKSGMNVTQTAIFVASQISGLAVLVIPPLLVDSGWPGLFIYPVIASLSLYTAILLGRSWNILCKRKPELCRDCRLPYSALAGEAYGQIGKRVISFTIGLIGIASTCTFLLGVSELMFSIIYPYQTFSFCYWPLIIFLIICPLLWFSGPKELWEVGAVGTFATFLGSYILTIKAFGVLGGVSNRPLNIITHSAASDGGWSGFFGLLGSSFFLTGPHYIMPTIQRDMAEPQHFSKALVRGMGIQMLAMFILVIPIWLAFSGPLAELGYVESVLNAVQAGPVRTVVSVLLLFHFVAVLVMSNNPLFQELEHKFDIPHAFNWKRILLRTSIFLVEFFIVETFPHFAIVTSLTGGIFLAGLSMVAPIFIHLKLRLMETADDPDEVGISMPDKLVCILTVPAYILMIAGIIYYANFNIHNGVTVLTVPCYVNATAAHV; this is encoded by the exons ATGGCTTCCACAGCAGGCGAGAGAGAAAAAGTGATACCACTGGTACCGGCTGGAGAGGGCACCCCCTTTGCCAAAGGTGATACCAGGACGTTTTCTTCTATACCAGACCCTGGTGATGGTTACATAGAGAAG CAGGAAAATGTTCCAGAATCGAGTCAGATGCAAGAAGGGGCCTCGCCATCTGAACACACGAAACTAAAATCTGGTATGAATGTCACCCAGACAGCCATTTTTGTCGCCAGTCAGATATCTGGTCTTGCCGTACTTGTTATTCCACCTTTGCTGGTTGACAGTG GTTGGCCAGGCCTGTTTATCTACCCGGTGATCGCATCGCTGAGTCTCTACACCGCTATCTTGCTCGGTCGGTCTTGGAACATCCTATGTAAAAGAAAACCCGAACTTTGTCGGGATTGCAGACTGCCCTACTCAGCATTAGCCGGAGAGGCTTACGGGCAAATCGGAAA GCGTGTAATCTCGTTCACGATTGGACTAATCGGGATAGCATCCACCTGCACATTCTTACTGGGCGTGTCGGAGTTGATGTTTTCTATTATCTACCCCTACCAAACTTTCAGCTTCTGTTACTGGCCCCTCATTATATTTCTTATTATCTGTCCGCTCCTGTGGTTCTCGGGCCCAAAGGAATTATG GGAGGTGGGTGCAGTCGGAACCTTCGCGACGTTTCTCGGCTCCTACATCTTGACCATCAAGGCTTTCGGTGTGTTAGGCGGGGTCTCCAACAGACCCCTAAATATCATCACACACTCCGCCGCTTCGGACGGCGGGTGGAGTGGGTTCTTCGGCCTCCTCGGGTCCTCGTTTTTCCTGACAGGTCCGCACTACATCATGCCCACCATACAGAGGGACATGGCCGAGCCTCAGCATTTCTCAAAAGCGTTAGTCAGGGGCATGGGCA tcCAGATGCTGGCAATGTTCATCTTAGTGATACCGATATGGCTTGCTTTCAGCGGCCCATTGGCTGAGTTGGGTTATGTGGAGAGCGTCCTGAATGCCGTACAGGCCGGCCCGGTCCGTACTGTGGTCTCGGTACTCCTTCTCTTTCACTTCGTAGCTGTGCTGGTCATGAGCAACAACCCACTTTTTCAAGAGCTAGAACATAAATTTGATATACCACATG CTTTCAACTGGAAGCGAATTCTTCTTCGCACGAGTATTTTTCTGGTCGAGTTCTTCATCGTCGAAACATTCCCTCATTTtgccattgtgacgtcattgaCGGGTGGTATATTTCTTGCTGGTCTCTCCATGGTTGCACCTATTTTCATCCATCTAAAACTCCGCCTTATGGAGACGGCTGATGATCCAGATGAAGT TGGTATCTCAATGCCGGACAAGCTGGTATGTATTCTCACGGTGCCTGCCTATATTCTCATGATCGCTGGCATAATCTACTACGCTAATTTCAACATACATAACGGTGTTACGGTGCTAACTGTACCGTGTTACGTCAATGCTACCGCTGCCCACGTTTAA
- the LOC129269152 gene encoding SPRY domain-containing SOCS box protein 3-like, whose protein sequence is MEEFNKNKRSITELSADEKKEAENKVETPSTSASTSANSSSTPQQQTKTSPKQTNDEVMQPPKKRRKGSISPSISPSNSTSPLSGSSSRRSRDNSPAIDLIVNSLIRQRHPDGVVGGSPTQTEGHGSSTGSGQASDVISYIPPPPPAPYPTWQSPLRGGTPPQSLAPTRRQHAGVESGVGILRDGAGWPGFGSEEEMGMSSSGAEEDERNNKYSGFEWQWDDNAKSNACCLAKMKTEVRFHLDYSCGTAAARGSENMKDGQFFWEVKMVSPVYGTDMMIGVGTQQVDLNQYSRAFCSMLGHEPSSESCGLSYTGRFQKGGIGRMYCSKFGQGAIIGMHLDMWFGTLTYYRNGKHLGVATRNLLGKTWYPIVSSTAARSSMRLVNTKSFPSNLQFWCCQALRKAVPPEHNVLDVVPLPPGLKNFLDDNLSWLLRAHVECKTKETQTVLSMMSKRWKEKMDPEDEDV, encoded by the exons ATGGAGGAATTTAATAAAAACAAGCGAAGCATAACAGAACTAAGTGcggatgaaaagaaagaagcTGAAAATAAGGTAGAAACACCGTCAACATCTGCGAGTACGAGTGCGAATTCAAGTTCGACTCCACAACAACAGACCAAGACCAGCCCGAAACAGACGAATGATGAAGTCATGCAACCACCGAAGAAAAGGCGAAAAGGGTCAATTTCTCCAAGTATATCACCATCAAACTCAACATCGCCATTGTCGGGGTCATCGAGCAGGAGATCCAGAGACAACTCGCCTGCCATTGACCTTATTGTTAATAGTTTAATCCGTCAGCGGCACCCGGACGGCGTCGTCGGTGGCTCGCCAACACAAACGGAAGGCCATGGATCGTCTACGGGATCGGGACAGGCCTCCGACGTGATCTCCTACATACCACCCCCACCTCCGGCTCCGTATCCAACCTGGCAAAGCCCGCTAAGGGGCGGCACACCACCACAGTCACTGGCACCGACCCGAAGGCAGCATGCTGGTGTGGAGTCTGGTGTTGGGATCTTACGAGATGGTGCAGGCTGGCCAGGGTTTGGGAGTGAAGAAGAGATGGGGATGAGCTCCAGTGGAGCAGAGGAAGATGAAAGGAACAATAAATATTCCG GTTTTGAATGGCAGTGGGATGACAATGCCAAGTCTAATGCATGCTGTCTTGCCAAGATGAAGACTGAAGTGCGGTTTCATCTGGACTACAGCTGTGGGACTGCAGCAGCCAGGGGGTCAGAGAACATGAAGGACGGTCAGTTCTTCTGGGAGGTCAAGATGGTCTCGCCGGTCTATGGCACAGATATG ATGATAGGTGTTGGTACGCAGCAAGTTGATCTAAATCAGTACTCCAGGGCTTTCTGTAGCATGCTGGGACACGAGCCAAGCAGCGAGAGCTGTGGACTCTCCTACACCGGTCGCTTTCAGAAGGGAGGCATCGGTCGTATGTACTGCAGCAAGTTTGGCCAGGGAGCAATCATCGGCATGCACCTGGACATGTGGTTTGGAACTCTCACCTATTACAGGAATGGGAAACATCTAG GTGTGGCAACCAGGAATCTACTGGGTAAGACATGGTATCCCATCGTCAGCTCTACAGCAGCCAGATCCAGCATGAGATTAGTAAACACCAAGTCATTCCCCAGCAACCTTCAGTTCTGGTGCTGCCAGGCCCTCAGGAAAGCCGTCCCGCCCGAACACAACGTTCTGGACGTGGTACCGCTCCCTCCAGGCCTCAAGAACTTTCTGGACGACAACCTGTCATGGCTGCTCAGGGCGCACGTGGAGTGTAAGACGAAGGAAACGCAGACGGTGCTTAGCATGATGTCAAAGAGATGGAAAGAGAAGATGGACCCGGAAGATGAGGATGTATGA
- the LOC129269884 gene encoding uncharacterized protein LOC129269884 isoform X2: MASTAGEREKVIPLVPAGEGTPFAKGDTRTFSSIPDPGDGYIEKENVPESSQMQEGASPSEHTKLKSGMNVTQTAIFVASQISGLAVLVIPPLLVDSGWPGLFIYPVIASLSLYTAILLGRSWNILCKRKPELCRDCRLPYSALAGEAYGQIGKRVISFTIGLIGIASTCTFLLGVSELMFSIIYPYQTFSFCYWPLIIFLIICPLLWFSGPKELWEVGAVGTFATFLGSYILTIKAFGVLGGVSNRPLNIITHSAASDGGWSGFFGLLGSSFFLTGPHYIMPTIQRDMAEPQHFSKALVRGMGIQMLAMFILVIPIWLAFSGPLAELGYVESVLNAVQAGPVRTVVSVLLLFHFVAVLVMSNNPLFQELEHKFDIPHAFNWKRILLRTSIFLVEFFIVETFPHFAIVTSLTGGIFLAGLSMVAPIFIHLKLRLMETADDPDEVGISMPDKLVCILTVPAYILMIAGIIYYANFNIHNGVTVLTVPCYVNATAAHV; encoded by the exons ATGGCTTCCACAGCAGGCGAGAGAGAAAAAGTGATACCACTGGTACCGGCTGGAGAGGGCACCCCCTTTGCCAAAGGTGATACCAGGACGTTTTCTTCTATACCAGACCCTGGTGATGGTTACATAGAGAAG GAAAATGTTCCAGAATCGAGTCAGATGCAAGAAGGGGCCTCGCCATCTGAACACACGAAACTAAAATCTGGTATGAATGTCACCCAGACAGCCATTTTTGTCGCCAGTCAGATATCTGGTCTTGCCGTACTTGTTATTCCACCTTTGCTGGTTGACAGTG GTTGGCCAGGCCTGTTTATCTACCCGGTGATCGCATCGCTGAGTCTCTACACCGCTATCTTGCTCGGTCGGTCTTGGAACATCCTATGTAAAAGAAAACCCGAACTTTGTCGGGATTGCAGACTGCCCTACTCAGCATTAGCCGGAGAGGCTTACGGGCAAATCGGAAA GCGTGTAATCTCGTTCACGATTGGACTAATCGGGATAGCATCCACCTGCACATTCTTACTGGGCGTGTCGGAGTTGATGTTTTCTATTATCTACCCCTACCAAACTTTCAGCTTCTGTTACTGGCCCCTCATTATATTTCTTATTATCTGTCCGCTCCTGTGGTTCTCGGGCCCAAAGGAATTATG GGAGGTGGGTGCAGTCGGAACCTTCGCGACGTTTCTCGGCTCCTACATCTTGACCATCAAGGCTTTCGGTGTGTTAGGCGGGGTCTCCAACAGACCCCTAAATATCATCACACACTCCGCCGCTTCGGACGGCGGGTGGAGTGGGTTCTTCGGCCTCCTCGGGTCCTCGTTTTTCCTGACAGGTCCGCACTACATCATGCCCACCATACAGAGGGACATGGCCGAGCCTCAGCATTTCTCAAAAGCGTTAGTCAGGGGCATGGGCA tcCAGATGCTGGCAATGTTCATCTTAGTGATACCGATATGGCTTGCTTTCAGCGGCCCATTGGCTGAGTTGGGTTATGTGGAGAGCGTCCTGAATGCCGTACAGGCCGGCCCGGTCCGTACTGTGGTCTCGGTACTCCTTCTCTTTCACTTCGTAGCTGTGCTGGTCATGAGCAACAACCCACTTTTTCAAGAGCTAGAACATAAATTTGATATACCACATG CTTTCAACTGGAAGCGAATTCTTCTTCGCACGAGTATTTTTCTGGTCGAGTTCTTCATCGTCGAAACATTCCCTCATTTtgccattgtgacgtcattgaCGGGTGGTATATTTCTTGCTGGTCTCTCCATGGTTGCACCTATTTTCATCCATCTAAAACTCCGCCTTATGGAGACGGCTGATGATCCAGATGAAGT TGGTATCTCAATGCCGGACAAGCTGGTATGTATTCTCACGGTGCCTGCCTATATTCTCATGATCGCTGGCATAATCTACTACGCTAATTTCAACATACATAACGGTGTTACGGTGCTAACTGTACCGTGTTACGTCAATGCTACCGCTGCCCACGTTTAA